Proteins co-encoded in one Flavivirga eckloniae genomic window:
- a CDS encoding RNA polymerase sigma factor: protein MTQVEFLNIVMPFKDKVFRLAKRLLVSTEEAEDATQEVLLKLWNNKKKMQEYKNVEAFSMTMTKNFCFDKLKSKQAQNLKIVHSNYEDGNTSLQKQVELNDSVDWVSKIIEELPEQQRMIIQLRDIEEYDYDEIAKMLDMNNTAVRVNLSRARKTIREKLTNTHNYGIK from the coding sequence ATGACTCAAGTAGAGTTTTTAAATATTGTAATGCCTTTTAAAGATAAAGTTTTTCGTTTAGCAAAGCGATTACTTGTATCTACAGAGGAAGCTGAGGATGCAACACAGGAGGTTTTGTTAAAGTTGTGGAACAATAAAAAGAAGATGCAGGAGTATAAAAATGTGGAGGCTTTTTCTATGACAATGACCAAGAATTTTTGTTTTGATAAGTTAAAATCGAAACAAGCACAGAATTTAAAAATTGTGCATAGTAATTATGAAGATGGTAATACATCGTTGCAAAAACAGGTTGAATTAAATGATAGCGTAGATTGGGTTTCGAAAATTATAGAAGAACTGCCCGAACAACAACGCATGATTATTCAACTACGAGATATAGAAGAATACGATTATGATGAGATTGCAAAAATGCTGGATATGAATAATACGGCAGTCCGTGTAAACTTATCGAGAGCAAGAAAAACAATAAGAGAAAAATTAACTAATACACATAATTATGGTATTAAATAA
- a CDS encoding DUF4252 domain-containing protein: MKTIINFNKGKMNKKVIVFILALMLVPLTGIAQNIFDKYNDNSDVTYVSIKPKMFQMIAKAGIDTSDPEARAFMDMVKSITSFKTIVTDKKEISLDIQKWVKSRSSSLEELMEVKDDGTEVKFYVKEGKDADHVKELLIFVNGIDKAMKGQGIDINGENRKIETVVVSLTGDIDLNEISKLTDKMNIPGGKHLEKKK, from the coding sequence ATGAAAACAATAATAAATTTTAATAAAGGAAAGATGAATAAGAAAGTAATTGTATTTATTCTGGCACTAATGTTAGTACCATTAACAGGAATAGCACAAAATATTTTTGATAAATATAACGATAACTCAGATGTTACTTATGTGTCTATTAAACCTAAAATGTTTCAAATGATTGCTAAAGCTGGCATTGATACGAGCGACCCAGAAGCAAGAGCGTTTATGGATATGGTAAAAAGTATTACCAGCTTTAAAACTATAGTAACAGATAAAAAAGAAATATCGTTAGATATTCAGAAATGGGTGAAATCACGCTCTAGTTCTCTAGAAGAATTAATGGAAGTAAAAGATGATGGTACCGAAGTGAAGTTTTATGTAAAAGAAGGTAAAGATGCAGATCATGTAAAAGAACTTTTAATCTTTGTAAATGGTATCGATAAAGCCATGAAAGGACAAGGTATTGATATTAATGGTGAGAATAGAAAAATAGAAACAGTAGTGGTATCACTAACAGGTGATATAGATTTAAATGAAATTTCTAAGCTTACCGATAAAATGAATATTCCAGGAGGAAAGCATTTAGAAAAAAAGAAGTAA
- a CDS encoding DUF4252 domain-containing protein — MKRTIQSVLCLLFITTILVSCGDSASLQRYFVDNQESSNFISQDIPISMIKLDKSNFTEEQNDAYNSVKRLNFLAYKTSETDTDIIYKEELATVKTILNDSKYTDLMEFSDKGRKIIVKYIGTDDEADEVVVFGSAKELGFGIVRVLGDDMSPDKMATLFTALQGANVDESQVQDIMNFFK, encoded by the coding sequence ATGAAACGAACAATCCAAAGTGTGCTTTGCCTTTTATTTATTACCACCATTTTAGTGAGTTGTGGAGATAGTGCAAGCTTGCAGCGTTATTTTGTAGATAATCAGGAGTCAAGTAATTTTATATCGCAGGATATACCTATATCTATGATAAAGCTGGACAAATCTAATTTTACGGAAGAGCAAAACGATGCCTATAATTCGGTAAAACGACTAAACTTTTTAGCCTATAAAACATCCGAAACAGATACAGACATAATATATAAAGAAGAATTAGCTACGGTTAAAACTATTTTAAATGATAGCAAGTACACCGATCTTATGGAATTTAGCGATAAAGGAAGAAAAATTATTGTTAAGTATATAGGTACAGATGATGAAGCCGACGAAGTCGTTGTTTTTGGAAGTGCTAAAGAATTAGGTTTCGGTATCGTTCGTGTTTTGGGGGATGATATGAGCCCAGATAAAATGGCGACACTATTTACGGCATTACAAGGTGCCAATGTAGACGAAAGTCAAGTACAAGATATTATGAATTTCTTTAAATAA